The Grus americana isolate bGruAme1 chromosome 5, bGruAme1.mat, whole genome shotgun sequence region TGTCACAATGTCAGGAAGTCTACTATGGGGGTAATTAGTTGTTAGCTGCCAAACACTCAGAATGACTTTGCTTTATGAGCCTTTAATGAAATCTCCATTACTATACTGCATGTTTTAATCATTTCCTGCCACCACAGTTTATCGACACTATTTCAAAGGGGCTTGTCGTatgcagcagggaggagagccTGAATGCAGGTAGTGCCGCTTTCCTGAGCGGGGATGGACAGACGGACGGCTCATCCCTGTGTATTCCGCACTCCTGCTGGGCTCGGAGCCCCTGCGTGTGCCTGGCATTAGGGACACACAGGGCTTTGACCCCTGCTTTGACCCTCACTCTTGAAGGTGAGGGATGAAGAAGGCAGGGATGTGTCTGAGTGAGTTAGAAACAGGTTGGGCTAAAGGCGGCTGTATTTATTGTCAGCTCGGGGAGGGTGAACTGTGTGTAAAGAGGAGCAGAAGTTTGGAGTTAGTGGGATGAGAAGTTGCCTCCCAGCTTTAGACTTTGGTCGTCTCGTTGATAAATCTGTTGTGACCATTCAAAGTCTCTCGAAGTGCGTTAATTTAGGCTCGTGTAGGACAAATCATCCACGAGGCTTGGGCTACCTGTGGATCTGAAGCGAGTCCCTCCAGGCGAGGCTTTCCTCTCACCACAGGTTTATGCTCTGGAAGCCACTGGGGACCAAGTACAGCCCAAATCCTGTCACTTGCACTGTGTGAACAGTGTTGTCTTCAGGTTCTTAGTTACACTCACTCATGGCATTTTGTGTTAAGCTGTCTTGTATGGACGCAACCATCCGCACTGCAATAACGTGGTACCCCCCTCTGTGCTAAAACGCAGGGAAGGGCAGCAATCAGACCAAAGTTCCCCTTGCAAAAGTTCTGTAGGAAAGGGCCAGGTTGTGGCACGCTTCCCGTGACAGGCATGAAGTCTAAAAcccccttctctcctctcctttgcaGGTTTTGTTCAAAATGTTTCTCGGAAGTGCAAACTTTGGGGAAGCGGCTCATTTTGTTTCTACCCTGGGCTtcttcaatttaattttcatctctGTAACCCCGATCATACTGTATTTTACGAAAGTGGAGTACTGGTCCCCCTTCTCTGCTGTGCCGTGGGGTTATCTGTGTGGCGTAGCCGGCCTCTGGTTAGGTACGTGATAAAAAAATTTACTCATTTTTCTagctcttctcctctcccccaatACAGAATTAGCCTCGGGCACAAACAATTCCTCCCCTTaagcagcagagctctctcACAGGTTAAATCTGATCCCAGTGCTAACAGTTAGTCCTTGAgcaattattaatatttttcataagaaGCCTTCATACTAATAGCAGAGAATAAACATGAAGCAGTCATACTAATTGTCCACTTTTCATCTTTACACTCCTACCATAGTTTCATCGGTCTTTCCCTGtctctggcacagctggattGCTATAAATCCAATTTCAAAGGGCTGCGTGCACCCAGTAGTTCCTGGCGTGCTctgtgggtgctgcagggctctgggcaGAGCTCACGCAGCTTTGCATAAGCCTGGTGCTGTCTCTTCTCCTGCGGTCTTCAGCTCCCCTCCGCTCCTCCACAACACTCCCTCTTTCACAGGCACAATTGCTATCCTCTAGCCAGGCAGAATATCTGTTGGATTCAGCCCAGGGGTGTTTTAATTTCCAGCTATAACAACATCCTTTCCTTTAGTAAAGGCTCTATTATTTCATAATTGAAGAGGTTTTTGTCTCTGCTACAAGTAtattaaatggaaacaaagaggATGTCATTGCCTGGTACATAGCCCATCCACGCAGCCATCCTGAGACATGGTCAGGCTGACAGCTGAGGTGCTCTGAGCACCTTGAAACTTTTCCACCCTGAATTGTAGCCACTCTGGGAGCACCTAAGGGACAAAAAGTAGGGATAACTTAACACCCAGAGACCCACCCAAGTGTATAATCCCAACCACGAAGGAGCGACCCTGTGGAGCAGACAGACCCGCTCCTTTCACATAGGGGACTCATCAGCAGAAGAGGACGGGTTGGTGGGCACTCGAGGAGGACTTGGGGTCCTGCCACAGCACCAGCCCCTGGCTGCGAGAGCTGGAAgagcctgcagcctgccttGCAGCAGCACCCTAGAGAATGATACGAAAGGGAAGTTTTTGCAGTTTGCTTTTGATCTCTCAGAGAAATTGGAGCGGGCTGGGAATGCTCTCATGTAAAAGTCAGTTATGCAattgtaaaaaattaaaagcgTTGAACCATTTGTACCTGTCAGCTTTCACCTTGCCCTCAACGTGGCAGCAAGACCTCACTCCAATCTGCTTAGTCTGCAGTTAACTTCATCAGCTAATTGTATTTAGTGTCCTTTAGAGTATGAGTTCCTGCTGCTTTGGTGTGTGGTCCAGCTAGAGGGGCCTTTCCTCAGTGAAATGTCCTACTAAGACAAGGACAGCACAGCCTCAGTCAAGAGGGGAAGCTGGGATCACCATCTTTCTGCTAGGAGGAGAAATGATGGTTTGTGGCAGCAAAACTAGGCTGTTGGTATCTGATTAAAGCTTGGACAAAGCTGTGAAATACATGTGTGATAACTTTGGTATTACAGTTTGTGAAAGGACGTACagccctccctcttcccccatgCAGAACTTCCCCTTGTTTCACATTcatatacaaaaaaaataaaaatcaatcacTTTGTGACAACTACATAATTGTGGTGTGCATACTGAGCATATATCACACTTGTGGGGTCAAGGTAGAATcgtagactcatagaatggtttgggttggaagggaccttaaagatcatctggttccaacccccctgccatgggcagggacaccctccactagcccaggttgcccaaagccccatccaacctggccttgaacacttccagggagacaggggcagccacagcttctctgggcaacctgtgccaagGCCTCACCCCCCTTATTGAgaggaatttcttccttatatctaatctaaatctaccctcttttagcttaaacccattaccccttgccctgtcactacactccctgatgcacagtccctctccagctttcctgtagccccttcaggtatgggaaagctgcaattagatctccccagagccttctcttctccaggttgaacaaccccaactctctcagtctgtcctcataggagaggtgctccagccctttgatcaagTGGAGGAGAAAAGTCTCACTCTAGTGTTTTTCCCCATAATCATgtattcttttctctgtttttccctaGCTTTCAATATTCTGGTTAATGTTGGCGTCGTGCTTACATACCCCATTCTGATCTCTATCGGCACAGTGCTCAGCGTCCCTGGAAATGCAGGTACAAGCACCATGGTTGTTGGTGGAAAAATAAGCACAGGGGCATGCAGACAGCAGAAGCAATTTATTGTCTAGATAGTCTAAAGCTGTTGCCAcatatttcaaaagcagttcAGTCTCCTTCAGCTTCCACAGCTGCTCCTGGCAATGGTGGGTATTTCAGTTGgtgaaagcctttttttttttttttttttgtcttgcctCCTTTCCCTGTGTGTGAGGGGAGGTGTCCATGCCGCgcagaggagagggcaggctgatctccagccagcagcccaaagctgctgggtgctgctgagaTGTGGTGGGGTCAgcgtgctgctgcagctcagcgcTGCGCTGGTGACTTGCCATGTAGCAGCCCGGCAGGGCATACACATGGAAGTTTACTCCAGAGTCCTGTCTTGTTGAAcagcctctgcctctgctcttccAGTGTCCTCCTCCACCCTCTTAGCCTCACCACTCCAGGTATTTGAGcgtgttttcaaagaaaacatctatttttagGGGAATGCTGGTCAGAGCTGTGAAAATCAGTCCCTGTAAGAGGCTGCTGAGGGGCTCACATGTGCTGTTCTTGCTGgttgtggggctgggaggctgaGCCTGGAGGCATGAACTCCAGCTTTCTGACCCGCATCCTGCTCTCACCTCATCGCTGGTCCACACAGCCCAAGGAAACATTACGCTGATGCAACCTGCTGTAGATGAAGAGTTACCATAAAGTAccttcccttgcagagcagAAATGGAAACCTAGAGGCTTAGACCGGCCCTAGAGGGTTCCTCAGAGCCTGTGTGAAGAGAGACGTGGCACCACGCTGTCAGGTCAAAGCTGTTCTCTGAACTGGAGGAGTTGGTCACTCCAGAGAATTGAGGGCAACGTGGCCAGTAGCACAGCCAGTGTGCAACACACTGGTTACGGAGTTGTACCAGGCTGGTCTGATGCTGTAGATCATCCTGCTGCAGTTTTgatgacatttttgtttctccttcacAGCTGTGGATCTGTTGAAGCACAAAATGATCTTCAGCGTAGTGAGGCTGGGAGCCACCATCATCATTTGCATTGGGTTTCTGCTGATGCTGCTCCCTGAGGAATGGGATGAAATAACCCTGAGGTTCATCAACAgcttgaaagagaagaaaagtgagGATCATGCCGACGACATCACAGACTCCAGTGTACACACGAGAAGCAGAAGTAGAGCTAATGGGACAGTGTCTATACCACTAGCTTAGGGCTGGTGGACTTTAACTGCACGCAGATGTATATTCTGTGAATATAGCTTAAATTTCCTCACTACTGGTATgcttaaaaatgacatttactCTGAACTGGGGATGAACTGTAAGATAAGAGAAATACGTCTATaataaatgtttacatttataCACTTATCAAGGAACGGGTGTAAATAActacaataaaatgttttgtaataaaaaacatttacGCTTGTGTCTTACTGGACTGGTAGGTTTAAAATATGCATCAAGTCTACATCACTTATCTCCTTTTGCTGGCAAAAGTAGAGTCATTCTCAAGGATACAAATCTTGGATATTTCCAGTTAAATTTCAAAATCGAATGTGTCGACTTACTTTCAATAAAGTGACCTTTCAGTGAGGTAGCAGTTTTGGAAAGCCTTTCAAACCTCTCCTGGCACTTTTGAGAATTCAGTTCTGAAAGAAGCCTGTGTTCACGTTGATATTAGGAACTATTATCAGCATAAATATTGTGACATGCAAAACAACTTTTCATTAAGTTACGTGAAATATGAGATGAGAGCTACTTCGCCCATAACCTGTACGTGCTACAGTGCTGTTAGCCCAGAGACACAGCGCTGCAAGCTTGTCTCCATTGAATATTGTGCCTGCAGCCAGCGGAAATCCACGGCGCAGAACTGATGTCCTAACCCTGCTGCTGAGACACCCTGCCTCCCAGTCCGGTTGGAAGAGGAAGTCTGTCGCTGAACGTGGGAGAACAGCGTGGTTGCGTGAGCTGCTGTCAATTTAAACAATGCAAACTGGTTCTGCTACCGGCCCGAGTCACCTAAACTGAGTAATTGGGCTGATGCTGATCACACTCTAGGCTCCAGGACTGCTGCTGCACCCTTGGCTGCCTTTCAGTCCCAGCCTTTGCTAAAGAACTGACCCCACTCATGACACCCATGGTCTGGACCACGTAGCTGCAAACACCCTATATACGTGCACCACCTGTAGCTTTGCCCTCCTGAAAGGCACCGGGCTCCAGTCCtagcccccccccatccctccctgaGCCACGCTGAGCTGTGCCTCTCTCCAACTGTCTAGCAGTGGTGCTGGATTTTGGGTGCCTTTAGTAAAGCCAAAAATAGcctttatctctttttctcccagaaaaGCTGCACTCCCAGTTGAGCAACAAGCTTCTCGTGAGAGATTGAGCACCTCGGATCGCCAGTGTCCCTGGGAAACGTCAGTTCCTATTTTCTAGAGCTTTGGaccaaacaaatatttttaaccttCACAGTGGAAAAGCCTTTCAAAAggccaaaacaaaccaaccagcCAACCCAGTTCCTTCCCTAAGCCTGTGATTGTGTAATTTAGGCTGGCTGTTTTCTCTTACAGCATTCTTAGGGTTGACCATGCAAGATTACTTTTATTTGAGAGCACTTGATAGGAagacaagcatttttttttcctttttttttataaggaaGAATAGAAACACCCAGAAAGTATCACAGATTTCTGAGCTCTACTGGCCTGCCCACTGTTTGTGAGTTTGATCAGCAGCTagtagggtttggggtttttttgatggcaggaaaaaaaaaaaggtattagaAAAAGGAAGTGTTTGTTATTAACACCAGTTACATGATAGTAACAACTGTTTGTGTTACTAAAGTAACAGCAGGAGCACACCCAGCAcaaagctgtgatttatttgCAGGGCTGATTGCAAGCTCACCTCTCCATGAGCGTGTCCTGGCTGGCACGTCCTAACGAACCCCTCGCACTGCAGCGATGCACGCAGGGTCCCGTGTGAGCCCCGCGGTTTGGAGCTGTGCCCTGGGGACATCCCTGGTCACCAGGAGCAGAGGTGGCAGTGATGGGGAGGCAGCGGGCAGCCGGGCGGTCCCCACAGCCATTAGGGCTTAATACTTCTGCAAACAAAGCAATTCACgtaaataataacaaaagcacctttttattttactctctTCTATTTGATGTTTTTTATCATGTCTAAACTGTTCCT contains the following coding sequences:
- the SLC35F4 gene encoding solute carrier family 35 member F4 isoform X7; amino-acid sequence: MAITGIVMMAYADGFQGDSIIGVAYAVGSASTSALYKVLFKMFLGSANFGEAAHFVSTLGFFNLIFISVTPIILYFTKVEYWSPFSAVPWGYLCGVAGLWLAFNILVNVGVVLTYPILISIGTVLSVPGNAAVDLLKHKMIFSVVRLGATIIICIGFLLMLLPEEWDEITLRFINSLKEKKSEDHADDITDSSVHTRSRSRANGTVSIPLA
- the SLC35F4 gene encoding solute carrier family 35 member F4 isoform X6, coding for MTWFSTNWNIMVFPIYYSGHLATAQEKQSPIKKFRECSRIFGEDGLTLKLFLKRTAPFSILWTLTNYLYLLALKKLTATDVSALFCCNKAFVFLLSWIVLKDRFMGARIVAAIMAITGIVMMAYADGFQGDSIIGVAYAVGSASTSALYKVLFKMFLGSANFGEAAHFVSTLGFFNLIFISVTPIILYFTKVEYWSPFSAVPWGYLCGVAGLWLAFNILVNVGVVLTYPILISIGTVLSVPGNAAVDLLKHKMIFSVVRLGATIIICIGFLLMLLPEEWDEITLRFINSLKEKKSEDHADDITDSSVHTRSRSRANGTVSIPLA